The nucleotide sequence CTATGAGTGTTCAAACCAATCCGCGGCCGATGAATATGGAACAATTTATGGAGAAGTTTTCACAAATTCTTGGGAATTCAAATTTAGCAAAGATGCCGAATGGAACAAAGCTGCTGATCAGGTTATATCCAGAACAGCTTGGCAGTCTGCGAATTGAATTGCTGCAGCAAAACGGTGTAATGACAGCTAAAATTCTCTCCTCGACGTCTACGGTGAAGGACTTATTTGAGCAGCATGTAAGCAGCTTAAAGCACGCGTTTAATCAGCAAAATATCAATGTCGATAAAATCGAGCTGACATTCAGCCAGGCAGAACCGCAGAAATTTGACCGCCAACAACAACAGCAGCAGTCCCGCCAGCCGCAGCAACAGGACCGAGAGCCAGCGGAAACGGATGACGAGCCAACGGAGAACTTTCAAGACTTATTACTGAATATGGAGGTTTAAATATCTATGGCTAAAATTGATCCAAGTTTGTATTTGGAAAATAATAGGCAGCAGCCGAAAACAGGAAACAGCTCTCTTGGAAAAGATGAATTTTTAAAGATCTTAATGACGCAGCTGCAAAACCAGGACCCGCTTAGCCCAATGGAAGATAAGGATTTTATTGCACAAATGGCGACATTCTCTTCATTGGAGCAAATGACAAATATGGCTACTTCTTTTGACCAGTTTCTGCAAATGCAGCAGGCTTCACAAATGATCAGCTATAACTCCTTTGTCGGTAAAGAGGTTACTTGGCATAAACTTGTGGAAAGTACAGATCCAGAAGCTGAACCGGAAGTGAAAACGGGAACTGGAACTATCGTTTCAATCCAGTATAAGGGCAATGGCGTTCAATTTTTAATGGCAGATGGAACCATTCTTGAGCCTGCCAATATTTCGGAAGTGAAAGGCGGAGGGGCCTCTGGCAGCAGCCATTCGCTCGTTGATGCTAGCCATTTAATTGGGCACAAAGTCACTTGGAATAAAGACGGAGTTGATCAAACGGCGACAGTGCAGTCTGTATCGATGAAGGATGGGGCGATCTGGCTCCAGCTTGATAACGGCGAGAAAGTCAGCCCATCAGCTCTTACAAAAATCGAAAAGTAAGGAATAACTTTTTCTTTAAAATTGATAAATTTCACAAAAAAGACCTAATCATACGGACCTATGAGCCGATAATAATGAGGAAGCAAAAGGATGGTCAGTCCATAGTAAATAACGAATGGGGTCTTATTAAGTAGATCCTTTCGAAAGGGGAAAATAATTCATGTTACGTTCAATGTACTCAGGAATTAGCGGAATGAAAGGTTTTCAAAATAAATTAGACGTTATTGGCAACAATATTGCCAACGTTAATACATTTGGCTTTAAAAAAGGCCGCGTTACCTTTAAGGATATGGTAAGCCAGCAGATTTCAGGGGCCAGTGCAGCCGCTGGTGGGCTAGGCGGAACAAATCCTAAACAGGTGGGTTTAGGTTCTCAAATTAGCTCAATTGATACGATTCATACACAAGGAAGCTTGCAAACTACTGCAAGACCATTAGATCTTGGTATTTCTGGAGATGGGTTTTTTGTTCTCAAAAAGGGAAATGACACAGTATATACTCGGTCAGGAAACTTTTACCTCGATGCAACAGGAAATGTAGTGAACAGTGACGGATACTATTTACAAGGAGCGGGAGGCAATATAAATATACCTTCTACTGCTGAAAGCTTCAGTATCGGGGCAGATGGAAGTATTTCAGTTGTAGGGGGGAATGCAACTGGCGGAGCCATACAGTTAGCGAAATTCCCAAACCCTGATGGTTTAGAAAAAGTAGGAAGCAACTTGTACCGGGTTTCTAACAACTCTGGAGCGGCAACAAATTCTGCTCCAGGTTCAGGAGGAGCAGGTAAACTTGTATCGGGAACGCTAGAGATGTCCAACGTTGATCTCTCTGAAGAGTTCACAGAAATGATCGTCGCTCAGCGCGGGTTCCAGGCAAATACACGCATCATTACTACCTCTGATGAAATTTTGCAAGAGCTTGTCAATTTAAAACGATAATAGTTGGCAACTTGTTTAACAGAGGGGGAAGACGATGCTTCGGTCGATGTATGCGGGAATTAGCGGGATGAAAAACTTCCAAACCAAGCTGGATGTAATTGGAAATAATATAGCGAATGTTAATACATTTGGTTTTAAAAAAGGAAGAACAACATTTAAAGATATGGTAAATCAACAAATAGCAGGTGCCAGCGCGCCAGGAGCTTCTATAGGTGGTACTAATCCAAAACAAATAGGCTTAGGATCACAATTATCAACTATAGATACCATTCATACGCAAGGAAGTTTGCAAACAACCGGAAGAGTATTAGATCTTGCTATTTCAGGTGATGGTTTCTTTATGACAGGTAACAAGGACAGCAGTGGAAAAATAGTTAACCAGAGATATACTAGAAACGGTAATTTTTATCTTGATAAAAATGGGGAAGTAGTAAATAGTGAAGGGGACTTTTTAGTAAAGGCTATTCCAGATCCTAATGATCCGTTTAAAGCTATTCTTTTTATCCCTATAACTATTCCACCAACTGCAAAAAGTTTCGGTATAGGAAGTGACGGCCTCATCAGTTATGTTGATTCTTCAGGAAATATTTTTAAAGAGGGATGGGTACCATTAGCTAAATTCACAAATCCAGACGGATTGCAAAAAAGTGGTTCTAATTCATTTGTAGAAACAGCTAATTCAGGAGAACCAATTTATAACTATGCAGGGCAGGGAGGAGCCGGCACAATTGTCCCCGGAACATTAGAAATGTCCAACGTCGACCTTTCCGAAGAGTTCACAGAAATGATCGTCGCTCAGCGCGGGTTCCAGGCAAATACTCGTATTATTACAACGTCGGATGAAATTCTTCAGGAACTTGTGAACTTGAAGCGGTAATAACTGATTTGTAATTGAAGGAGGTGTCAGGGTTGGAGCTGCCGCTTCAGCCCTGAAAATCTATTGATCAGTGTAACGAGATTAAATGGCAAGTCTTTTTCGCTAAATGCCCTTTATATTGAAACAATTGAGAGTTTTCCAGATACAACTATTACTCTTTCAAATGGGAAAAAGTATCTTGTACGCGAGTCGGAGGACGAAGTTAGGAAGCGGATGGAGGAGTTTTATCGCCGGGTGCACGTATTGGGGAAAATGGAACAGGGAGAGATGAAAGATGGAGACTGAAGCAAAGGCTGGAAAGGGCAATAATAAGCTGCTAACAGTCATGATTGTAATGCTGACGGTTATTTTGTTGATCGGCACAGCAGCCATTGTTATTATTTTAAAGTCTTCTAAAGAAGGCAAGGCTGAAGCGCCAAGCATTGATGAAGTTATTGAATCAACTGTAGATATTCCAGAGATGACGACGAATCTTGCCTCAGATGATTATATTCGTATTTCTTTTAAAATCCAGACAGATAGCAAGGAAGCGAAAGAGGAAATGACTAAACGCGATTTCCAAGCGAAGAACATTATTATCGAGCAGCTTTCTGAAATGAAATCCCAGGATTTAAAAGGAAAAAAAGGCAAGGAACAATTGACAAATCGGCTGAAAGATCAGTTTAATGAAATTATGCAGGATGGAAAAGTGCTTGACGTTTACATCACCTCTTATATTATCCAGTAATACACGACAATTTATTTAACGGAGGTGACTTTATGGCGGGAGAGGTTTTATCGCAAAATGAAATTGATGCCCTGCTGTCCGCTCTTTCTACCGGGGAGATGGACGCTGATGAACTGAAGAAAGAAGAACAGGAAAAGAGAGTCAAAGTTTATGACTTTAAAAGGGCTCTTCGTTTTTCAAAAGATCAGATTCGTAGTTTAACACGGATGCACGATAACTTTGCTCGTATTTTAACAACTTTTTTTTCGGCTCAACTGCGGACATTCGTACAGATTTCAGTCGCATCAACGGATCAAATTCCTTATGAAGAATTTATTCGCTCGATCCCAAATATGACGGTGTTAAATGTATTTGAAGTACCGCCGCTCGACGGTCACGTGCTGATGGAGGTAAACCCTAATATTGCATATGCCGTTTTGGACAGGCTGCTCGGCGGTCGCGGGGCAAGCGTGAATAATGTCGAGGGATTGACAGAAATAGAAACGAAAATTATGTCTAGCGTATTTGAACGAGCATTTGAGAATTACCGCGAGGCTTGGTCAAATGTGGCGGACATCGATCCGCTTATGACGAATTTTGAGGTAAATCCTCAATTTTTGCAGATGGTGTCTCCGAATGAAACAGTAGTTGTGATATCATTAGATACAACAATTGGCGAAACAACAGGGATGATAAATATTTGTATTCCTCACGTTGTTCTGGAACCGGTTATCCCAAAACTTTCTGTTCATTACTGGATGCAGAATCCAGATAAAAAGGAAAGACAACCAGGCGAGTTTGAAAACTTACAAAAACGAATTAAAAAAGCAGAGGTTCCAGTTGTGTCTGAGCTTGGCGGAACAAGCATTACGATAGAGGACTTTTTGGCTCTTTCTGTCGGAGACGTGATCGAGTTGGAAAAGCGCATTGATGAGCCTTTGCTCGTAAAAGTTAGCGGCATTCCGAAATTCACCGCACAAGCTGGAAAAGTAAAGAAAAAAATGGCAATTCAAATTCTTGACGATTTCAAGAGGGGAGATGAGGATCATGGGTGATGGCATGCTTTCTCAAGAGGAAATAGACGCCTTGTTAAAAGGCACAGCAGATGTAAATGAAGAAAGCGAAGAAATAACAGAACCGGCTGCGGCAGATACAGAAGTGTATGTAGACTCTTTTGAGCAGGATACCCTCGGCGAAATCGGTAACATCTCATTTGGAAGTTCGGCTACAGCGCTTTCTAGCTTATTAAATCAAAAGGTGGAAATTACGACTCCAACAGTTAGCGTAATTGATCGTCAAAATTTAAAAGATGAGTTTCCGCATCCTTATGTAGCGATTGAAGTGGAATACACAGAAGGGTTCAAAGGAGCGACCAACCTCCTTGTCATTAAGCAGACGGATGCGGCAATTATTGCTGACCTAATGCTGGGAGGAGATGGAAGAAACCCTGACGAAAACTTAGGCGAAATTCAATTGAGCGCGGTGCAGGAAGCGATGAACCAAATGATGGGATCGGCTGCCACGTCCATGTCGACCATTTTCAATAAGCGTGTAGATATTTCTCCACCTGCTATTGCTTTAATGGATCTTAATTTGGGAAAAGGAGAAGAGACGTTGAAACAGCAAGAGCTGCTTGTGCGCATCTCTTTTCGCTTAACTATTGGTGATCTCATTGATTCTAATATCATGCAGCTTGTTCCATTAGAGTTTGCTAAAGACCTTGTTCATGAATTAATGAATCCTTCTGATGAAACTGCGGCAACTGCGACTGTTGAAGCACCTCCTGTTCAGCCTGAGCCCATTCAAACAGCAGAAAAAGCTGAACAGGCAACGGCTTACAGTGCGCCTGTTCCATCCCAAGACAGACAACAAGCCGTTCAAGCAAATAGACAAGCGCCGAATACTACTGTTCAACAGCCGCCTGTCAACGTTCAACCTGCTTCATTCACTTCATTTGAACCGGCTTCACTTCAAGAGCATGAAGCACGTAATTTAAATATGCTGTTAGATATCCCATTGCAAGTTACTGTGGAGTTGGGTCGAACAAACCGATCGGTAAAAGATATCCTGGATTTGTCTGCCGGCTCTATTATTGAATTGGATAAATTGGCAGGGGAACCTGTCGATATTCTCGTTAACAGCCGCTTAATAGCTAAGGGTGAAGTAGTCGTAATTGAAGAAAATTTCGGCGTTCGGATTACAGATATTTTAAGTCAGAGCGACCGTTTGAAAAATTTAAATTAATTTATTTTGGGGGTTAGTGACAATGGGAAATCGTATTTTAGTTGTAGATGATGCGGCATTTATGCGCATGATGATTAAAGACATTCTAACTAAAAATGGCTTTGAAGTAGTTGGAGAAGCATCCGATGGAGCACAGGCTGTTGAAAAATATAAAGAACTGAAGCCTGATTTAGTAACAATGGACATTACCATGCCCGAGAAAGATGGCATTTCCGCATTAAAAGAAATTAAGGCTGATGATCCAAATGCCAGAATTATTATGTGTTCTGCGATGGGACAGCAGTCAATGGTTATCGATGCGATTCAGGCAGGCGCAAAAGACTTTATCGTAAAGCCATTCCAGCCGGATCGTGTCATCGAGGCAATTTCCAAAACATTAGCATAAGCTTAAGAAGGTGCGTCAGTTGATTAAACAACTTTTTAAGCCTTTCGCTTTCATCCTCTTCAGTATGGCTCTGTTTGCAGGCAATGTTTCTGTTGCGCAAGCAGAGCCATTTGACAATAATGTGAAAGACTGTTTAGAAAGCCCTAAGAAATGTGGGCAAGAAACAGGAAAAACGAAGGAGGAAAAGCAGGGCAGCCAAACTCAACAGCTAGAAGCAGAAAAAACAGTCGGCGTAACGATTTGGGACTTTCTAAAAATGATCGGAGCACTTATTTTTGTTCTGGCTCTTATTTATTTTTTGCTTCGCTTCATCAATCAAAAAAGCCGCTCTTACCAGCAGACCAAGTTAATTCATCATTTAGGAGGTACTCCGCTCGGGGGAAACCGCTCAGTTCAGATGGTGAAAGTTGGCGACCGGATTCTCATTCTTGGAGTCGGTGAAAATATTGAATTGCTTAAAGAAATCGATGATGAAGAGGAACTCGCCCGTTTTATTGATCATTATGATAATCAGATGGACCAGCTGCTTCAGCCTCAGGATATCATGACAAAAATGATCGGTAAGTGGAAGGGGAAAGAACCATCAAAAAGCGAGAAGCAGGATCCTTTTAAGCAAATGTTTGAGAGTAAATTAAGTGAGATGAAACAATCGCGCAAGCAAGTCATCTCCAAAATGAACAACAGGGAGAAGAGTCAAGATGAATGAGTTTATGGAGTTTTTTAACAATAGTTCTCCTGATAATGTATCTACTTCGGTAAAGCTTTTCCTGCTGCTCACTGTGTTATCGCTCGCGCCGAGCATTTTGATTTTAATGACTTGTTTTACACGCATCATTATCGTGTTGTCCTTCGTAAGATCCGCACTCGCGACTCAGCAAATGCCGCCGACACAAGTTTTAATCGGGCTTGCTTTATTCTTAACTTTCTTTATTATGGCGCCTGTATTTCAACAAATAAATGATGAAGCCCTCACGCCATTATTTAATGAAGAAATTAATCTTGAGCAGGCATATGACAAGGCAAGCGTCCCGTTAAAAGATTTTATGAGTGAACATACGAGGCAGAAAGACTTAGAGCTGTTTTTAAATTACTCAGGGGCTGAGCGTCCAAAAACGGTTGAAGACATTCCGCTAACTTCGCTCGTTCCGGCGTTCGCTTTAAGTGAAATCAAAACAGCGTTTCAAATTGGCTTTATGATTTTTATTCCTTTTCTCGTTATTGATATGGTGGTAGCCAGTATTTTAATGTCGATGGGGATGATGATGCTTCCGCCAGTTATGATATCCCTTCCTTTTAAAATCTTGCTGTTCGTTCTTGTAGATGGCTGGTATTTAGTCATTGAATCTTTGCTGAAAAGCTTTTAAGTAGGTGGAATAAATGAATTCTGAAATGGTGATCTCTCTAGCTGAAAAGGGTGTTTACACGACAATCATTGTGTGTGGTCCCCTTCTTTTGATCGCTCTTGTCGTTGGTCTTGCAGTCAGTATTTTTCAGGCAACGACACAAATTCAAGAGCAGACACTCGCCTTCATTCCGAAGATTGTTGCTGTCCTCGTCGGGTTGATTTTCTTTGGACCGTGGATGCTGAGTAAAATGCTTTCTTATACAATTGATATATTTGCGAATTTAACAAGATTTGTAGGTTGATTGAATGGAAGAAATAGTGCCTGATTTTTCTGTCTTATTATTAATTATCGTCCGCGTCTCTACTTTTTTTATAACAGTGCCGTTACTTTCCCACAGGTCCATACCGGCGATGCACCGGATTGGGCTAGCCGTTATGCTTTCCTGGACGATGTACTACACGATAGATGTGAGTCCTCTTGAAATCGATGGCCGCTACTTCTTATTAATTTTAAAAGAAGCGCTTGTCGGTCTCCTTTTGGGGTTATCTGCTTATATGATGATAGCCGCTATACAAATTGCCGGAGGGCTAATCGACTTTCAGATGGGTTTTGCTATCGCTAATGTCATCGATCCGCAAACTGGGGCGCAGAGTCCGCTAATGGGACAATACCTTTACATGTTTGCGCTGCTATTACTGTTGTCACTGAATGGCCATCATCTAATATTGGATGGTATCTTTTACAGCTATCAGTATGTCCCTTTAGACCAGCTTTCACTGCATTTTGGCAATGGGAGCCTCGCTGGATATATGAGCCGGGCTTTTAGTTCCATGTTTTTGGTTGCTTTTCAAATGGCTATGCCGGTCGTTGCTACCTTATTCTTAGTGGATGTGGCTTTAGGGATCGTAGCAAGGACTGTTCCGCAGCTTAATATCTTTGTAGTCGGTTTTCCAATTAAAATCGGTGCAGCATTTATCGTTATGACGGTGGTCATTGGAATGATGTTTACAGTACTCCAAAAGCTGTTTGAACTTATGATTTATACAATGCGTGACGTAATGACATTATTAGGAGGGGCATAAATTGGAACATTTGCAGTTGGACCTCCAATTTTTTGCCGGAGAAAAAACCGAAAAAGCTACGCCGAAAAAAAAGCAGGACTCTCGTAAAAAAGGCCAAGTTGCGAAAAGCCAGGATGTAACTACAGCCGTCAGCCTGTTATCATTGTTTGGTTTTCTGTTTGTAGGAGCTTCCTTTATAGGGAAAGAAATTCTTCATTTATTTCAACATTCACTGCAGTATTATTTGATCATGCCGGTCACCGAAGCTAACTTGAAAGTAATTGTTCTTGAGATTATGCAACAGCTCATCTATATACTTGGGCCGGTTATGCTGGTGGCTCTTCTGGCAGGAGTGGCAGCGAATTATCTGCAAGTGGGCTTTTTACTGACGGGAGAGCCTTTGAAGCCTAAGTTAGAAAAATTGGACCCGATCAAAGGGTTTAAGCGAATTTTTGCTGTTAGGGCGCTCGTGGAACTACTAAAGTCCATGTTGAAAATTTCATTTGTCGGAGCCGTTACCTTTTTTATTCTTTGGTCCAATATTGAAGAGGTATTGAAGCTTTCCTTTAAGTCAATTGCCGATGCATTAAGGACAATCGGAATGCTGACGCTACAAATGGGAGCAGCTGCTTCTGCCGCCCTTCTTTTTCTAGCCCTGCTCGATTTTTTATATCAGAAATATGATTTTGAAAAGAGTATTCGCATGTCGAAGCAAGATATCAAAGATGAATATAAAAATATAGAGGGCGATCCACTCATCAAATCAAAAATTAAGCAGCGCCAGCGGGAAATGGCGATGAGCCGGATGATGCAAGAAGTACCGCAGGCCGATGTGGTCATTACAAACCCGACCCATTATGCTATCGCTTTAAAATATGATGAAAAGCAGGCGGATGCTCCTGTGGTTGTAGCAAAGGGAGTGGATTACCTTGCCCAGAAGATTAAATATATTGCTGGTGAGAATGAAATTGAATTAGTTGAAAACCGGCCGCTGGCAAGAGCGCTTTATGATCAGGCAGAAGTTGGCCAGCCAATCCCGGAAGAGTTCTTTAAAGCGGTAGCTGAAATTTTAGCTTATGTATACCGGATAAAAAATAAATTGTAAGTTTGTTGTTAGGAGAGAGAGAAATGAAAGCAAGAGACGTCTCCGTATTGTTAAGTGTAATTCTAATAGTGGCTATGCTAATCATTCCGCTGCCGTCGTGGCTGCTGAGTGTGTTAATTATTATAAATATTTCTCTCGCGCTTTTGGTTCTGCTAATTTCAATGAATATGAGAGAAGCACTGGAGTTCTCTGTATTTCCATCCTTACTCCTATTATTAACGCTATTTCGGCTCGGGCTAAATGTTTCGACGACGCGTTCGATCTTAAGTAAAGGTGAGGCAGGCGGCGTAGTTGAGACGTTTGGAACGTTTGTTGTCGGTGGGAATATCGTTGTCGGGATGGTTGTTTTCCTTATTTTAATTATTATTCAGTTTATTGTTATTACCAAGGGATCGGAGCGTGTGTCTGAAGTAGCTGCTCGTTTTACGCTTGATGCGATGCCAGGAAAACAAATGAGTATTGACGCCGATTTGAATGCCGGGATGATCTCTGAACAGGAAGCGAGAGAGCGGCGGGAAAAGGTAAGCCGTGAATCAGACTTTTATGGAGCAATGGACGGGGCGACTAAGTTTGTCAAAGGAGATGCCATTGCCGGTATTATTATCGTTATCATCAATCTGATTTTTGGGATGATCGTCGGTGTGGTTCAGCAAGGCCTTCCAGCGGCTGAAGCAGCTGCTCGTTATTCTTTGCTCACAGTCGGCGATGGAATTGTCTCTCAGGTTCCCGCTCTTTTGATTTCGACTGCAACGGGGATTGTTGTAACCCGTGCAGCTTCCACAGGCAATCTGGGAGAAGATATCATGTCTCAGCTTCTGGCTTTTCCGATGATGCTTTATGTGGCAGGCGGGACCATCTTTTTGCTCGGTATTGCTACCCCGATTAACGATGTACTAACCATACCGATTGCTGGAGCGCTGGCTTTGGGTGGTTATATGCTTGGGCGTACACCGGAAAAAGAAGAGATCGACATGTTCGAGGCAGAAGAAGAAATGGAGACGGAGGAATTGAAAAAGCCGGAAAGTGTCGTGAATTTATTAAATATTGATCCGATTGAATTTGAGTTTGGCTATGGCCTGATTCCGCTGGCGGACGCAAGTCAGGGAGGAGATCTACTAGATCGGGTCGTCATGATCCGTCGTCAGCTTGCTATTGAGCTTGGCCTTGTCATTCCGGTTGTCCGTATTCGAGACAATATTCAGCTTCAGCCGAATGAATACCGAATTAAAATAAAAGGAAGCGTTATGGCTTCTGGCGAATTGCTGCTCGATCATTATCTTGCCATGAGTCCGGGAGAAGACGACGATACAATTGAGGGGATTGACACAATTGAACCGTCTTTTGGATTGCCAGCGAAATGGATTACGGAGGAAATGAAAGAGCAGGCTGAAATTTTAGGGTATACGGTTGTTGATCCTCCGAGTGTTGTTTCAACTCATTTAACAGAGGTAATTAAAACGAACGCTCATGAGCTGCTTGGCCGTCAGGAAACACAGCAGCTTATTGATCATTTGAAAGAGACTTATCCAATTTTAGTAGAGGAAGTCACTCCAAGTCCTTTGACAGTGGGGGAAGTTCAAAAAGTGTTGGCCAAGTTATTGAAAGAAAATATTTCTATAAGAAATTTGCCGGTTATTTTTGAAACACTAGCTGACTTTGGCAAGATGACCTCCGATACGGATTTGCTGACAGAGTATGTTCGTCAGTCATTAGCAAGACAAATTACCGGCCAATACGCTGAGGCGGGAGAACCTTTACGAGTTATCACACTGTCAGGCCAAGTTGAAAAACGGGTAGCGGACAGCGTGCAGCAGACAGAGCATGGAAACTTTTTGTCACTTGATCCGATGGATTCACAGCGCATCTTGGAAGCGATGGCTGCTCAGGTGGAACAAGTTTCTTTTATGCAGCAGGCGCCGATTATTCTATGCTCACCTGCCATCCGGATGTATATTAGGCAGCTTGCTGAGAGGTATTTTCCACAGCTGCCAATTTTATCTTACAATGAACTCGAGCCTAGCGTCGAAGTTCAAAGTGTAGGGGTGGTGAATCTAGATTGAAAGTAAAAAAGTATACAGCTGCATCTATGCCGGAAGCAATGAAAAAGATTCGTGCGGAGCTTGGAGAGCAAGCTGTTATTTTGCAATCAAAAACAGTATATATCGGGGGTTTTTTAGGTTTATTTAAAAAAAAGCTAATTGAAGTGGTAGCGGCCATTGACCCAAACCCGATGCACGAAGCAGTCCGTCCAAAAGAACTGGACCTCTCTAATTCCCGTCAAAGTCGGCCCTCTCCTTCATTGTCGGTAGAGAAAAACAGTGAGGAGTCTTTAAAAAAGGAACTAAATGAATTAAAGGAGATAGTCAAGCAATTTTCAAAGGTGGATCAGCTATCGCTCGACACTTACCCTGAGGAGTTAAAGCTGCCTATTATAAAGTTAAAGAAGCAAGAGGTGGCAGATGATTTAATTAAAGAATTAAAGCAGTTTCTCTTAGAGAAGTGGAAAGAGGAAAAGGGACAAGTCAATGAAGAAATGGCTGACCAATGGAGCAGAGGATGGTTGATTGAGAAAATCGAACCATTGCAAGCGGACCAGCTACTGCTCTCCAAAAAGTTTATTAATGTTATTGGACCAACTGGAGTAGGCAAGACAACTACTCTGGCAAAAATGGCTGCTGAAAGTGTATTGGAGAAAAATCTTAAGACCGCTTTTATTACTACTGATACGTATAGAATTGCAGCAATTGAGCAGTTGAAAACATATGCAGATTTACTGAAGGTACCGGTAGAAGTGGCCTATAAGCCGGTTGATATGAAGCGGGCAATTGAACGATTTAAAGATTACGATGTCGTTTATATTGACACAGCCGGGCGCAATTACTTGGAGGAACAGTTTGTGAATGAATTGAAAGCAATGGTTCCTTTTGAAAAGATGAAAAATTATTTGGTGCTGTCCCTTACTGCTAAAGAGCGGGACATCCATGCGGTAATTGATCAATTTTCAACTGTCCCGGTTCACCAGTTTATTTTCACAAAGATGGATGAAACAACGAGCCGAGGAACGATTGTAAATATGATGTGCCAATATAATAAGGGAGTGGCTTTTTTAGCGAATGGGCAAAATGTACCAGATGATCTGATTCAACCTGATTCGAAGGAAATGGCTGATATTATTTTGGGTGATCATCTATGACAAATAATGACCAAGCAGCGTCACTGCGGAAAAGGCTGAATCGCCTTGCGGGGAAACAAGCAAAAACTCTCGCTGTAGTGAGTGGAAAAGGCGGGGTTGGAAAATCAAATATTTCATTAAATTTTGCTATTAATCTAACCCAAAATGGGAAAAAAGTGCTAATATTTGATATGGATATCGGTATGGGGAACATTCATGTGTTAACAGGGCAGACGGCAGAGCACTCTATTGCTGATTTTTTTGAAAAAAATCTCTCGCTCGCTGACTTAGTGTATAGAGATAAGGAAGGTGTTTCCTACATTCTAGGCGGTTCGGGGCTGAACCAATTAATAGAATGGAACAGCAGCCATCTGAGCCGGTGGCTGGATGATATAGAGGAGCTTCAGCACCAATATGATTATTTATTGTTTGATATGGGGGCGGGAGCGACAAAGGAGACACTTAATATTCTCATGTCAGTAGACGATATTATTGTTGTAACCACTCCCGAGCCAACCTCTATAACAGATGCGTATTCCATGATGAAATATATTCACTTTCAAGGTGGAGAAAACGCCTTTTATCTTTTGTGTAATCGGGCCGATTCAGAGAGAGAAGGACAGGAAGCTATAAAGCGGCTCCAACAAGCTGTCCGCAAGTTTTTAGGTAAATCAAGTTTTGAGCTTGGGGTATTGCAGGAGAGCACAGCTGTGAAAAAAGCTGTGAGCGCTCAGACTCCATTTTTGATTGCTTATCCAAATGCAAAGATATCCCGGGCGTTACGAGAAGCCGTAAGACTGTATAAAGAGGGATATGGGTATTCACCAGATCATTCAGAATCAGACAGCTTTATATTCAAGCTTCGTCACTTCTTTGTGAAAGGCAGGCACTAGTAATGAGAGAAAAAAAAGTCGTTGTGGTTGATGACTCTGCATTTATGAGAAAACTAGTTACCGAGTTTTTGTCTTCACATCCGGAACTAGAAGTTGTAGCGACCGCCCGCAATGGCAAAGACGCTATCGAGAAGATTAAACA is from Bacillus sp. PK3_68 and encodes:
- a CDS encoding response regulator encodes the protein MGNRILVVDDAAFMRMMIKDILTKNGFEVVGEASDGAQAVEKYKELKPDLVTMDITMPEKDGISALKEIKADDPNARIIMCSAMGQQSMVIDAIQAGAKDFIVKPFQPDRVIEAISKTLA
- the fliP gene encoding flagellar type III secretion system pore protein FliP (The bacterial flagellar biogenesis protein FliP forms a type III secretion system (T3SS)-type pore required for flagellar assembly.), which produces MNEFMEFFNNSSPDNVSTSVKLFLLLTVLSLAPSILILMTCFTRIIIVLSFVRSALATQQMPPTQVLIGLALFLTFFIMAPVFQQINDEALTPLFNEEINLEQAYDKASVPLKDFMSEHTRQKDLELFLNYSGAERPKTVEDIPLTSLVPAFALSEIKTAFQIGFMIFIPFLVIDMVVASILMSMGMMMLPPVMISLPFKILLFVLVDGWYLVIESLLKSF
- the fliR gene encoding flagellar biosynthetic protein FliR — encoded protein: MEEIVPDFSVLLLIIVRVSTFFITVPLLSHRSIPAMHRIGLAVMLSWTMYYTIDVSPLEIDGRYFLLILKEALVGLLLGLSAYMMIAAIQIAGGLIDFQMGFAIANVIDPQTGAQSPLMGQYLYMFALLLLLSLNGHHLILDGIFYSYQYVPLDQLSLHFGNGSLAGYMSRAFSSMFLVAFQMAMPVVATLFLVDVALGIVARTVPQLNIFVVGFPIKIGAAFIVMTVVIGMMFTVLQKLFELMIYTMRDVMTLLGGA
- the fliQ gene encoding flagellar biosynthesis protein FliQ translates to MNSEMVISLAEKGVYTTIIVCGPLLLIALVVGLAVSIFQATTQIQEQTLAFIPKIVAVLVGLIFFGPWMLSKMLSYTIDIFANLTRFVG
- a CDS encoding flagellar biosynthetic protein FliO, giving the protein MIKQLFKPFAFILFSMALFAGNVSVAQAEPFDNNVKDCLESPKKCGQETGKTKEEKQGSQTQQLEAEKTVGVTIWDFLKMIGALIFVLALIYFLLRFINQKSRSYQQTKLIHHLGGTPLGGNRSVQMVKVGDRILILGVGENIELLKEIDDEEELARFIDHYDNQMDQLLQPQDIMTKMIGKWKGKEPSKSEKQDPFKQMFESKLSEMKQSRKQVISKMNNREKSQDE
- the flhB gene encoding flagellar biosynthesis protein FlhB, whose product is MEHLQLDLQFFAGEKTEKATPKKKQDSRKKGQVAKSQDVTTAVSLLSLFGFLFVGASFIGKEILHLFQHSLQYYLIMPVTEANLKVIVLEIMQQLIYILGPVMLVALLAGVAANYLQVGFLLTGEPLKPKLEKLDPIKGFKRIFAVRALVELLKSMLKISFVGAVTFFILWSNIEEVLKLSFKSIADALRTIGMLTLQMGAAASAALLFLALLDFLYQKYDFEKSIRMSKQDIKDEYKNIEGDPLIKSKIKQRQREMAMSRMMQEVPQADVVITNPTHYAIALKYDEKQADAPVVVAKGVDYLAQKIKYIAGENEIELVENRPLARALYDQAEVGQPIPEEFFKAVAEILAYVYRIKNKL